One segment of Sesamum indicum cultivar Zhongzhi No. 13 linkage group LG4, S_indicum_v1.0, whole genome shotgun sequence DNA contains the following:
- the LOC105160911 gene encoding protein SRC2 homolog → MATSTAPRPPPKLYDLDVTVVSAKHLKNVNWRNGDLKPYVILWVEPERRQATKPDDSGSTRPVWNERFVLPLTLHPRDSILTLEIFHSKPSETPKPLVGALRFELGDLLVGSDESAVRLRTFELQRPSGRPQGKIRLKLCLIERPVENYHTTPPSGYYYSSAPPVAMPYRGYTPSPYTSPPPPPSSSLSPPPPPPPQPYYSYSDPHSGYYSSYYSPPPPHRPFFERQSSYGGPGPSAPVDYTSYDYQKRSSGKSGMGMGIGTGLAVGAVAGAMGGLTLEDGIKYEEEKIADRVENDLASTARDDRYSEYRSDY, encoded by the coding sequence ATGGCCACCAGCACCGCCCCTCGGCCGCCGCCGAAGCTCTACGATCTGGATGTAACAGTCGTCTCCGCTAAACACCTGAAGAACGTCAACTGGAGGAATGGCGATCTCAAACCCTACGTGATCCTGTGGGTCGAACCGGAACGACGCCAGGCCACGAAGCCGGACGATTCGGGTTCGACCCGACCCGTATGGAACGAAAGGTTCGTTTTGCCGCTCACCCTTCACCCCAGAGACTCCATCCTCACACTGGAAATCTTCCACTCCAAACCCTCGGAGACTCCGAAACCCTTGGTCGGTGCCCTCCGATTCGAGCTTGGAGATCTCTTGGTTGGCTCCGACGAGTCGGCGGTCCGACTCAGGACGTTTGAGCTGCAGCGCCCCTCCGGCCGTCCCCAGGGCAAGATCCGCCTCAAGCTCTGCTTGATCGAACGCCCTGTGGAGAATTACCATACTACCCCTCCTTCGGGCTATTACTACTCATCTGCCCCTCCAGTGGCTATGCCGTACAGAGGATACACTCCTTCGCCATATACttcgccgccgccgccgccgtcGTCATCTTTGtctccacctccacctccgCCTCCGCAACCCTATTACTCGTACTCCGATCCGCACTCAGGGTACTATTCATCTTATTACTCGCCCCCACCTCCTCACCGGCCCTTTTTCGAAAGGCAGTCAAGCTATGGTGGGCCAGGACCAAGTGCTCCCGTAGATTACACTTCTTATGATTACCAAAAGCGAAGTAGCGGGAAGTCTGGAATGGGAATGGGAATAGGAACGGGCTTGGCAGTGGGAGCAGTGGCAGGAGCAATGGGAGGGCTGACATTGGAAGATGGCATTAAGTATGAGGAAGAGAAGATTGCTGACAGAGTGGAGAATGATTTGGCTTCTACTGCAAGGGATGATCGATACAGTGAATATCGAAGTGATTATTGA
- the LOC105160986 gene encoding uncharacterized protein LOC105160986, whose amino-acid sequence MPRSSRTGELVYDPEIEKTARKLRQETKQQLEGTSAPYEDKEDPTFEFEESVSESEEETMALIPERSINDMTSPDLNQQLLCIEYPDLEVDFELKSGLIHLLPTFRGLAGEDPHKHLKEFHVVCSGMRPQGISEEQVKLRAFPFSLADQAKDWLYLLPSGSITRWNDLKKQFLEKYFPASRATTIRKEISGIRQFTGESLFEYWERFNRLVESFPHHQIPNHLLIQYFYEGLSNMDRKLIDAASGGALFDKTPTEARKLISTMASNTQQFGVRHDDPPRKSNEVSNLEERLSQLTTVVEKVVANIYQQVKACGICTLTGHATDMCPTLQESTTEHANAVEGFAGQQQKRYDPFSNTYNPGWRDHPNLNYGNQHFQKPQYRPPPQLNPTPNTSLEDIMKALVTNTQQFQQQTQANFQQFQQQTQQFQQQTQTSIQNLESQISQLASSIGKLESQGKLPSQSVINPRQNVSAITLCSGKELQEYVNEDDTKRGLGVKRKPEKEIEVQQEQTKHEVDHPQPLVTRPPFSERFTKAKKEEEEKEILETFRKVEVNIPLLDAIKQIPRYAKFFKELCTSKGKLKGNERVSMGENVSAILQRKLPPKCNDPGTFSIPCKIEKIRIEKAMCDLGASINIMPLTIYESLNVGPLKETGVILQLADRSVVYPEGILEDVLVQVNELVFPTDFYVLDMRGDISPNSTSILLGRPFLKTSKTKIDVDAGILSMEFDNERSIQDNNCQKIESKNLQEKSLS is encoded by the exons ATGCCAAGGTCTTCTCGTACAGGTGAATTGGTATACGACCCCGAAATCGAAAAGACCGCACGAAAACTTCGTCAGGAGACTAAGCAACAACTGGAAGGAACATCCGCTCCATACGAAGATAAAGAAGACCCAACTTTTGAGTTTGAAGAATCCGTAAGCGAATCCGAAGAAGAGACGATGGCTTTGATCCCTGAAAGATCGATCAATGACATGACGTCACCCGATCTAAACCAGCAGCTACTGTGCATTGAATACCCCGACTTAGAGGTAGATTTTGAGCTGAAATCtggattaattcatttacttccTACTTTCCGTGGTCTCGCAGGTGAAGATCCACATAAGCATCTGAAGGAATTCCATGTGGTGTGTTCCGGAATGCGACCACAAGGCATAAGCGAGGAACAAGTCAAATTGAGAGCATTCCCCTTCTCTCTCGCCGATCAAGCGAAAGATTGGTTGTATCTCCTACCTTCAGGATCCATTACAAGATGGAACGATCTCAAAAAACAGTTCCTTGAGAAATACTTCCCTGCCTCAAGAGCCACAACAATCCGGAAGGAGATCAGCGGAATTCGACAATTCACGGGAGAAAGTCTTTTCGAATATTGGGAAAGATTCAATCGACTAGTGGAGAGTTTCCCCCATCATCAAATCCCGAACCACCTGTTGATCCAGTATTTCTATGAAGGTCTATCAAATATGGATAGAAAACTGATAGATGCGGCAAGTGGTGGAGCATTGTTCGACAAAACCCCCACCGAGGCGCGTAAACTAATCTCGACTATGGCGTCCAACACGCAACAATTTGGGGTTAGACATGATGATCCACCTAGGAAGAGCAACGAGGTAAGTAATCTTGAAGAACGTTTAAGTCAACTAACAACTGTTGTTGAAAAAGTTGTTGCAAATATTTATCAACAAGTCAAAGCATGTGGTATCTGCACCTTAACGGGACACGCCACCGACATGTGCCCAACTCTTCAAGAATCAACTACCGAACATGCCAACGCCGTAGAAGGATTCGCGGGACAACAACAGAAAAGATATGATCCTTTCTCCAACACATACAACCCCGGATGGAGGGACCACCCGAATCTGAATTACGGCAACCAACACTTTCAAAAACCTCAATACCGACCACCTCCACAGCTTAACCCCACGCCAAACACATCTCTCGAAGACATAATGAAAGCGTTAGTGACCAACACACAACAATTTCAGCAACAGACCCAGGCGAATTTCCAACAATTCCAACAACAGACACAACAATTTCAACAACAGACTCAGACGAGCATTCAAAATCTAGAATCTCAAATCAGTCAATTGGCGTCGTCTATTGGTAAGCTAGAGTCTCAAGGTAAGCTACCTTCTCAATCTGTCATTAACCCTAGACAAAATGTTAGTGCTATTACGCTTTGTAGTGGAAAAGAATTGCAGGAATATGTGAACGAAGATGACACCAAACGTGGGCTCGGTGTGAAAAGAAAgccagaaaaagaaattgaggtcCAACAAGAACAAACCAAACACGAAGTGGACCATCCGCAGCCTTTGGTAACTAGACCACCATTCTCAGAAAGATTCACCAAAGCGaagaaggaagaggaggaaaaagagaTCCTTGAAACGTTCCGCAAAGTGGAGGTAAACATCCCGCTGCTCGATGCCATCAAGCAAATACCCCGATACGcgaaatttttcaaagaattgTGCACTAGCAAGGGTAAACTCAAGGGAAACGAACGAGTAAGTATGGGGGAGAACGTCTCCGCAATTCTCCAACGAAAATTACCCCCAAAATGCAATGATCCAGGTACGTTTTCTATCCcttgtaaaattgaaaaaattagaatagaaAAAGCGATGTGTGATTTAGGTGCCTCTATCAATATTATGCCTCTTACTATATATGAATCTTTGAATGTTGGCCCATTGAAAGAAACGGGGGTCATTCTTCAACTTGCCGATCGTTCTGTAGTTTACCCCGAAGGAATTCTTGAGGATGTACTTGTGCAAGTTAATGAATTGGTTTTTCCTACTGATTTTTATGTGCTTGATATGAGGGGGGATATTTCTCCCAATTCTACATCCATCTTACTAGGAAGACCATTCCTTAAAAcctcaaaaaccaaaattgatgttgatgccGGAATTCTTTCTatggaatttgataatgag AGGAGCATTCAAGACAACAATTGTCAAAAGATCGAGTCGAAGaacttacaagaaaaaagtctttcatga
- the LOC105160912 gene encoding uncharacterized protein LOC105160912, with amino-acid sequence MVNPGERHFMNDHRINDVDQNSDGEESIDVSSSGSGTLASGSSSIMRRLTEVLVEDGDEDLLLQGSSREDGVLQWIRALDMQVMGACRADERLKPLLKLNVSTGVAEDRLLAHLSQHFEPSEVGLLARCLCAPLVAIRVGKIKKKGTLLFPTSIRGNLCLTLLPTSDLCISFNGDDGSVKRMATLSSQVQCAAIEIEEISADNSGRSFLIRSNGVDSYFWCSEKSKLHGIELLKKMKDLLMRKPSLAELSGISEGRLNCFASNLRAYLAGPTVTSVNTSGVLSSPPSDGSIDYSDSHFPLSSFNGRDSSCFQPCCSRGSKTNLIFQGNLCPKSSSSKEGLLESLSSFSIAAREKSRPTADDYVSLVDSLSLTSANCADLSRSNCFDKDELPETNGILPFATSDFLDSFSKPVEPLLAGRKMQQIPSGLSHISPHYCWCPPVASMLQYTLRNPQLPSSTESLSLPPLSSLLSAAGPSTLLNSKPSLNVGEVPPLDFPSLLPEPLGRLTNSQQIPTFTPLICDPIVHIPVIDVCSSGPGYLVSAGPARIPPVNSNLVDRRLPKAECTLEQSARETLRMLIGSSNQPSSQLLEVLPSVLSSSNDKQNILVTGSRGLYSGIRDIDATSSSLTTMELVFSSENSLEIGIGKRCTRSVEDSVANKEKPSESGRSSSDAGLD; translated from the exons ATGGTTAATCCGGGGGAACGTCATTTCATGAATGATCATAGGATAAATGACGTTGATCAAAATTCCGATGGTGAGGAATCGATTGATGTTTCCTCGAGCGGTTCTGGAACTCTGGCCAGCGGCAGTTCGTCAATTATGAGGAGGTTAACGGAGGTTTTGGTGGAGGATGGTGATGAAGATCTGCTGCTACAAGGGAGTTCTAGGGAGGACGGGGTTCTGCAGTGGATACGAGCGCTGGATATGCAGGTTATGGGGGCCTGTCGTGCTGATGAGAGGTTGAAGCCTTTGCTGAAGCTTAATGTCTCAACTGGTGTGGCTGAGGATCGTCTGCTAGCTCACCTTAGTCAG CACTTTGAGCCATCAGAAGTTGGTCTGCTAGCTAGGTGCTTGTGTGCACCTCTTGTTGCTATTCGCGTTGGGAAGATCAAGAAGAAAGGAACACTCCTGTTTCCAACATCAATAAG AGGGAATTTGTGTCTCACACTTCTACCAACTTCTGATTTGTGCATCTCATTTAATGGAGATGACGGTTCTGTGAAGAGGATGGCAACATTAAGCTCTCAGGTTCAATGTGCTGCTATAGAGATTGAAGAGATTTCTGCAGACAACTCTGGAAGGTCCTTCTTAATAAGAAGCAATGGTGTGGATTCATATTTTTGGTGCTCTGAGAAATCTAAACTTCATGGAATTGAATTGCTCAAAAAG ATGAAGGATCTGCTTATGAGAAAACCTTCACTGGCTGAATTATCTGGAATTAGTGAGGGACGTCTGAACTGTTTTGCATCTAATCTTCGAGCATATCTTGCTGGACCAACAGTAACTAGTGTCAACACTAGTGGTGTACTGTCTAGCCCTCCTTCAGATGGCTCAATTGATTATTCTGATTCGCATTTTCCTCTATCTTCATTTAATGGTCGGGACAGTTCATGCTTCCAGCCATGCTGCAGTCGAGGATCAAAGACAAACCTGATTTTTCAAGGCAATCTCTGTCCCAAGTCCAGTTCATCTAAAGAGGGCCTGCTGGAAAGTTTGTCTTCTTTTAGTATTGCTGCCCGAGAAAAATCAAGGCCGACTGCAGATGATTATGTTTCTCTTGTTGACAGCTTGTCTCTTACTTCAGCTAACTGTGCTGATCTATCTAGGTCTAATTGCTTTGACAAAGATGAACTCCCTGAAACAAATGGTATTCTCCCATTTGCTACATCGGATTTTTTGGATTCATTCAGCAAACCTGTGGAGCCTCTGCTTGCTGGCCGAAAGATGCAACAGATTCCCTCAGGCCTGTCTCATATTTCTCCTCACTACTGCTGGTGTCCACCTGTTGCATCAATGCTGCAGTACACACTGAGAAATCCCCAGCTGCCTTCATCAACTGAGTCACTATCTTTGCCTCCACTTTCTTCTCTGCTGTCAGCTGCTGGACCATCCACTCTTTTGAACTCAAAACCGTCCCTAAATGTGGGAGAAGTTCCACCTCTAGATTTTCCGAGTCTTTTGCCTGAGCCTTTAGGCAGATTAACAAACTCGCAGCAGATCCCAACTTTTACACCTTTGATATGCGACCCAATTGTCCATATTCCAGTAATTGATGTCTGCTCATCTGGCCCCGGGTATTTGGTCAGTGCAGGCCCAGCTAGGATTCCCCCAGTAAACTCAAATCTTGTCGACCGTCGACTTCCAAAAGCTGAATGCACGCTAGAACAAAGTGCTAGAGAGACGCTTCGCATGCTCATTGGTAGCTCCAATCAACCCAGCTCACAGCTGCTTGAGGTATTGCCTTCTGTCTTGAGTAGCAGCAACGACAAGCAAAACATTCTAGTTACTGGAAGCAGGGGTCTGTATAGTGGAATAAGAGATATAGATGCTACCTCAAGTAGCTTGACCACTATGGAGTTGGTTTTCTCGTCAGAGAACTCATTGGAAATTGGCATTGGCAAAAGATGTACTAGAAGCGTAGAAGATTCTGTTGCTAACAAAGAGAAGCCATCTGAGTCTGGGCGATCCAGTTCTGATGCTGGATtggattga